The DNA region CGGTTGGCAGAATGACAAAAAATCAGCCTGCTGCGACATATATACAACAATTCTGGAATGAGTTTGAGCAGTGGATTTTAAGCCAGGAAGACGGTGAAGATGTGCTTGAACTCTTGTTGCCTGGGGCCAGTCAGTCTGAACTAAATCAGGCTGAACACGCACTGGAATTCGCTCTGCCAGTTGATTTCCGTGAATTCTATTCCCGACACAATGGCGCTCATTTCTGGCCCGACGAGGAAGAGCTACTGACCCTTGAGAACGCACTGAGCGAGACGATGATGCGTCGTAGCGCCGTTGCCAAGCAAGCTGATTTGCAGGCTGGTGAAACCGATCTGGATGAAAATGGCGTTTTTCAAACTTGGTGGCATAAGCGTTGGCTGTTGTTCATTCGCGATGGCGGGGGAAATGGCGTCGCTATCCAATGTGGCGCTCCGGAGAGCAGCGGACAGGTGATCTATGTAGATCACGAGACAGGCCAGCCGAGCAGCGAGTCAAGTCTCTCAAATTATCTTGAGGGGATTGTGGCATTGATTCGTCAGGATTGGTATGTAGTCAAAGACGGAACTGTTATGTCTCGCGAACTACTGGACGAAGACGATGAAGATTATGCTGAGGATTTAGATTCCTGGCTTGAAATGCGGTCCACATAAGTCTATTAATTTTTTAAATAGAAAGGAGAACCCCCATATGACCGCCATCACCGGACAACAATTTCTATCCCGCCTTCAGAAGAACCCACCCACCCTCTACATAGACGGTGAGCGCATTACCGATCCCACCACGCACCCCTCCACCCGCAACATGTGCCAGTCACTGGCGGAGCTGTATGACATGCAGCACCAGCCCAGTTTGCGCGACGCCCTGACCTACGAGGACGGCGGCGAACGCCACGCCATCAGCTTCATGGTGCCGCGCAGCAAGGACGATCTGCGGCGCATTGCCGAGGCGCACCACATTCGCGCCAATTACTCGTTGGGCTTCCTAGGCCGCGCGCCGGACTACATGAACGCCAACGTGATGGCGGCGGGCATGGGCGCGGACTACTTCGGCCAGTGCGACGCCAGCCGCCCCGGCAGTAAGAACCGCGACTTTGCCGCCAACATGCGCCGTTATTACGAGTATGTGCGCGACAACGATCTGTGCCTGACGCACGCCCTGACCAACCCGCAGGTCAACCGCGCAAAACAGGCGTCCGAGATGCCCGATCCGTATATCGCGCTGGGCGTGGTGGAGGAAACAGAGGAAGGCGTGATCGTGCGCGGCGCGCGGATGATGGCAACGCTGCCGATTGCCGACGAGATTCTGATCTTTCCATCCACCGTGCTAAAGGAAAACGCCGACAAGAGCCGTTACGCGATGGGCTTCGGCATTCCCACAAACACGCCGGGCCTGAGCTTCCAGTGCCGCGAACCCATTGACGTGGGCCGCGACCCGGAAGACCACCCACTTGCCAGCCGTTTTGACGAGCAGGACGCCTTCGTGATCTTTGACGACGTGCTGGTGCCGTGGGAGCGCATCTTCTTGCTGTACGACACCGAACTGGCGAACAAGGCCTACGCCGGAACCGACGCCGTGCTGCACATGGCCTATCAGGTGGTCAGCCTCAAAGTTGCCAAGACCGAGGCGTTCCTGGGGACCGCGCAGAGTATCGTGGACGCGATTGGCAGCGGGCAATTTCAGCATGTGCAGAGCAAGGTGGCTGAGATTATCGTGATGCTGGAAATCATGAAGGGCCTGGAGGCGGCGGCGCGGGAAGGGGCCACGCTGAACAAATACGGCGTAATGACCCCGGCGCGTGGCCCGCTGGACGCTGCCCGCAACTATTACCCCGCCAACCACGCCCGCCTGCCGGAGCTGCTGCAACTGCTGGGCGCATCGGGAATCATCATGATGCCCAGCAAGGCAGACCGGGAAGGCCCGCTGGGGCCGCAGATCGCCAAGTACCTGCAAGCGGGCCGAGCCACCGCTGAGGAACGTCTCAAGCTGTTCCGCCTCGCCTGGGACATGTCCATGAGCAGCTTCGCCGGGCGGCAAACCCTCTATGAGCGCTATTTCTTCGGTGATCCGGTGCGGATGCACTCGGCTCTGTACGAGGTGTTTGACAAGCAGCCTTACGTGGAGCGCATTCACGCCTTCTTGGAGCGCGAGGACCGGCACGAGGCGGTGGCAGCGGATGACTGAAGCAAGCCAGATGCCCAACCTGATCCGTATCGCGCACGCGGTGTTCACGGTCAAGAGTCTGGAGGCGAGCCGCGAGTTTTACGTGGACCTGCTGGGTATGAACGTCCTCCACGAGGAGCCGGGGACGCTGTACCTGCGCGGTGTGGAAGACCGGGAGTGGACGCTGAAGCTGGAGGAGAAAGGCACGTCCACCGTGCGGCATCTTGCCTACCGCGTGAACGGCGAGGCCGATTTGGACGCGCTGGTGGCGCTGGCTGAGCGCGAGGGTCTCCCCTACCGCTGGGAGGAGGAGTTGGACCGTCCGCGCCTGCTGCGGATGCAGGATCCCTTCGACATTCCAGTGGCCTTTTACCATGTCAGCCAGA from Deinococcus sp. AJ005 includes:
- a CDS encoding SMI1/KNR4 family protein translates to MTKNQPAATYIQQFWNEFEQWILSQEDGEDVLELLLPGASQSELNQAEHALEFALPVDFREFYSRHNGAHFWPDEEELLTLENALSETMMRRSAVAKQADLQAGETDLDENGVFQTWWHKRWLLFIRDGGGNGVAIQCGAPESSGQVIYVDHETGQPSSESSLSNYLEGIVALIRQDWYVVKDGTVMSRELLDEDDEDYAEDLDSWLEMRST
- the hpaB gene encoding 4-hydroxyphenylacetate 3-monooxygenase, oxygenase component yields the protein MTAITGQQFLSRLQKNPPTLYIDGERITDPTTHPSTRNMCQSLAELYDMQHQPSLRDALTYEDGGERHAISFMVPRSKDDLRRIAEAHHIRANYSLGFLGRAPDYMNANVMAAGMGADYFGQCDASRPGSKNRDFAANMRRYYEYVRDNDLCLTHALTNPQVNRAKQASEMPDPYIALGVVEETEEGVIVRGARMMATLPIADEILIFPSTVLKENADKSRYAMGFGIPTNTPGLSFQCREPIDVGRDPEDHPLASRFDEQDAFVIFDDVLVPWERIFLLYDTELANKAYAGTDAVLHMAYQVVSLKVAKTEAFLGTAQSIVDAIGSGQFQHVQSKVAEIIVMLEIMKGLEAAAREGATLNKYGVMTPARGPLDAARNYYPANHARLPELLQLLGASGIIMMPSKADREGPLGPQIAKYLQAGRATAEERLKLFRLAWDMSMSSFAGRQTLYERYFFGDPVRMHSALYEVFDKQPYVERIHAFLEREDRHEAVAADD